A window of Bradyrhizobium sp. AZCC 1610 contains these coding sequences:
- the leuD gene encoding 3-isopropylmalate dehydratase small subunit has product MEKFTTLEGVAAPLKIINVDTDMIIPKQYLKTIKRTGLGKGLFSEQRYKDDGSENPDFVLNQPAYRNAKVLVAGDNFGCGSSREHAPWALLDFGIRCVISTSFGDIFYNNCFKNGILPIRVTQDDLDKLFDDAERGANATLTIDLANQEIRGPDGGKVKFEIDPFRKHCLMNGLDDIGLTMEKKSSIDDYEAKLKKERAWA; this is encoded by the coding sequence ATGGAAAAGTTCACCACACTGGAAGGCGTCGCGGCGCCCCTGAAGATCATCAATGTCGACACCGACATGATCATCCCGAAGCAGTATTTGAAGACCATCAAGCGCACCGGCCTCGGCAAGGGCCTGTTCTCGGAGCAGCGCTACAAGGATGACGGCAGCGAGAACCCGGACTTCGTGCTCAACCAGCCGGCCTATCGCAACGCCAAGGTGCTGGTCGCCGGCGACAATTTCGGCTGCGGTTCCAGCCGCGAGCACGCGCCGTGGGCGCTGTTGGATTTCGGCATCCGCTGCGTGATCTCGACCTCGTTCGGCGACATCTTCTATAACAACTGCTTCAAGAACGGCATCCTGCCGATCCGCGTCACCCAGGACGACCTCGACAAGCTGTTCGACGACGCCGAGCGCGGCGCCAACGCCACGCTGACCATCGATCTCGCCAACCAGGAGATCCGCGGCCCCGACGGCGGCAAGGTGAAGTTCGAGATCGATCCGTTCCGCAAGCATTGCCTGATGAACGGCCTCGACGACATCGGCCTGACCATGGAGAAGAAATCGTCGATCGACGATTACGAGGCGAAGCTGAAGAAAGAGCGCGCCTGGGCGTGA
- a CDS encoding metallopeptidase family protein, giving the protein MWTEAKAPSLAEMEAMAHEVFERLPKTFRTLCQGVIIRVEDFPTDEVLDEMQAQTEFDLLGLFQGIGLPHQSNNDVARLPNMIWLYRRPILDYWAEHEETLGHIVRHVLIHEIGHHFGLSDADMEAIEASAG; this is encoded by the coding sequence ATGTGGACCGAAGCAAAAGCCCCCTCGCTCGCCGAAATGGAAGCCATGGCGCATGAGGTGTTCGAGCGCCTGCCAAAGACGTTTCGAACCCTGTGCCAGGGCGTGATCATCCGCGTCGAGGACTTTCCGACCGACGAGGTCCTGGACGAGATGCAGGCGCAAACCGAGTTCGACCTGCTCGGCCTGTTCCAGGGCATAGGCCTGCCGCACCAGAGCAACAACGATGTCGCCCGCCTGCCCAACATGATCTGGCTCTACCGGCGGCCGATCCTCGATTACTGGGCCGAACATGAGGAAACGCTGGGCCATATCGTCCGCCACGTCCTGATCCACGAGATCGGGCACCATTTCGGGCTGTCGGACGCCGATATGGAGGCGATCGAGGCTTCCGCAGGATAG